The Deltaproteobacteria bacterium DNA window CCGCCCTCACCCACTGGCCCGTACAAATACGCCTCATCCCACCCACGGCCCCCTTCCTCAAAGGGGCCGACCTCCTGATAACGGCGGACTGCGTCCCGGTGGCCTATCCGGCCTTCCACAGGGACTTTCTCCGGGGGAAGATCGTGATGCTGGGTTGCCCGAAATTCGATGACGTGGAGGACTACCTTGAAAGGTTTACGGAAATCTTCCGCTCGGCGGAGATCAAAAGCGTTACGGTGCTGGAAATGGAAGTCCCTTGCTGCTCCGCCCTCCCCCGGATCGTGGAAAAGGCCATGGAAAAGGCGGGGAAAGAGATTCCTGTAAAAGAAATCATCATCACATCGGAAGGAAAAATCCTGGAGCGAACGTATGAGTAAACTACTATCGACTGAAGCCGATAGCTTTAGGGGCCAAGGGGTCGAGGGTCCAAGTGGCCAAGTGAAAATCATCTTTCCTTAAATCCCGATTTCTCACTCGAACCCTGGACCATTTGAACCCTGACTTATACAAGGGTCCGAGGGGCTCAGGGGTCAAGAGGTCGGGTGAAAAGCATAGAGACATGCCTATCAGCTCTTACAACTTCTTTTGTTCCGAGGCTCCCCTGCCTGGTGTTTTCAACGACTTATCAGCGGGGGACACTTGCCGGCCCCTGACGCGGCTTGCCCGCCGTTGTCTGGCGGGTCTGTCCCCTCCGCATTCTCCCGCTCTGAGAGGGTGAGCTGCGGCTTCTCCCACTGATAAGCCGCGAAAACCACGGCGCCATTCCGCCGGTCACTTCAGAGAGACCTTTGAAAAGGGGCCATCTGCCCTTGCTTGAGCCATCCTTCCAAAGGGAGTAAAGGACCGAAAGCATTAAGCCTTGGTACCCGAATTTCACTGTAATTGGGCGCCTTAAGTTTGAGTGAGAAAGGACTTTTCTCCAGATTTTCTTCGGATCAAGGGCTACATTCAAAGACCGTTGCCCGCATCACCGGAAAAGGGGCATGGAGATCTTTTCGGAAGTGACCTGTTGGGAGGTCTTCGTTATTTCAAGGGGTTAGGGAAGGGGGAAGCCCTGGCTCGCGCTCCTTTAGGAGCGGGAGAACAGGGAGGGGGCAGGTGTCCCCCGTCCCTAACCCCTTGAAATAACCAGACCGGGAGACCGGGAACGAGAAAAAGATCCCCATGCCCCTTTAATGTAATCCTGTGGTTAAAATTTTCGCCTTCCCCTCCGGGGCGTAGGCCTTACGGGCCGGAGGCTTGACCTTGAACAAAATTGAACGTTTTTCAAAGATCTCCGATAACGAACGGCCCGAAGGAGACATTCCCTTCGGGCCGTAGCATATTTTGGTGGAGGAATGTAACGAAATAGGACCTAATTGACCAGCAGGATGGAGAAGTCTTTTGATAGGCTCAAGACTTTTTGTGAAATGCTGCCGAGGAAAAATTCCTTCAATCCAGAGATCCCTCTCCTGCCCATCACGACCGTGTCATATCCCTCACCGGCCTCGTTCACGATGTCACGGGCGATTCCTTTTTTCTTCGTTTCAAGCTTCAGGGTGATGTTGTCCTCCTGGAATCCCGCTCCCAAAAGTACCTTTTTCGCCTTTTCCTGAACAGATTTCAACAGTTCCTTCTTTTTGTCTTCGAGGGCGCAAAACACACCCTGCTCTGCCCTGAAGTAAGGGGTCAACTCAGGGCTGTTCATATCGCAGATGGCCGCGGTATCCGGAAGAACACTGAAAAGCGTGACTTCCTGTTTCGGGGAAAAGGTATCGGCCACGTATTCCACCGCGCGCATGGCGTTTTCCGAATCATCCAGGGCCACCAAAATTCTCCTTCTCATATTTCACCTCCTCCTTGATCTTTTCCAATATATTAATTTTAATCCAAGATCCGGCACTTTCCAAGAACCAAATCACCGGCCCTTTCCGAAGTGGGATGATTTCCCTTTGCCTCTTCGAAGTATTTTCCTATACTGCATAAGAGAAACTCTATGTAGGAGGACCCGGCTGCCCCATGGCGAATAAGCCAAGTGTCAAAGATAGAAAAGGATGGCCCGGAGAAATCTTGGAACCACACTCCCACAAAAGAAAAAGTTCTGATAAGGACCCAAGCACGTGCTCGGAAAGAGCAGGGGCGCCTTATCAATCTCACGAAAAAGACGGAGGGCTTTATCAGGCCTTTGTCGAATCCACTCCCGACGCCGTCATCCTTTACGATCCGGAGGGGAATGTCATCTACGTAAACCCGGCATTTACCCGCACCTTCGGCTGGGCCCTTGAGGAGGTCAAGGGTAAGGCCGTTCCCTTTGTCCCGGAAGCTGAGAAGGATGAGGCGACAGCCATGATCCGGGGAGTCGTTCATGAACAAAAGATTTACAAGGACGTTGAAACCAGGCGGGTTACAAAGGACGGCCGCTTGCTTGATGTGAGCATCAGCGCTTCCCGTCTAGTAGACCCGGCGGGATCCCTTTCAGGGGTCGTTGTCACCCTCAGGGATATTTCTGAGAGGAAGGCTGTTGAGTCCCGCCTCATCCATACCCGGAAGATGGAGGCCGTGGGCACCCTTGCAGGAGGAATCGCCCACGAGTTCAATAACATCCTTCAGGCCATCTCAGGTTATACCCAGATCCTCCTGATGGGGAAAGATCCTAAGGATCCGGAGTACCGGAAACTGGAGACCATCGAAAGGGCTTCCCAAAAGGCCTCCAAGCTGACCAAGCAACTCCTGATCCTGGGTTGCAAGGTCCCCGTGGACCTTAAACAAGTGAATCTGAACGAGTCGATCAAGACCGCATGTGAGGCCCTTGAGCGAAGTCTCCCTGAAAAGACCAGCATCGAACTGAAACTGGACACAGATCTGGAACACATCCAGGCCGATCCGGCCCAGATCGAACAAGTCATACTGAATCTGGGGATCAATGCCGGGGATGCTATGCCCGGAGGAGGGAAAATCGCCTTGGAGACCCGAAATACTTTCCTGGACGAAAATTATTGCAGGTCTCATCCTGGTGCGGTCCCCGGCCGATACGTCCAGCTCACCGTGACGGACAGCGGTTACGGAATGCCCGAAGAAATACAGGAACATATCTTCGAGCCGTTTTTCACGGCAAAGGAGGCTGGAGAAGGCACCGGCCTCGGTCTTGCTGTCGTATACGGAATTGTGAAAAATCACGGCGGGTATATCTGTTGCAGGAGCCTGATGGAAAAGGGATCCGCTTTCGATGTGTTTTTCCCTGTCCAGGGCAACGAAGGAGAAGGCATGAGGCCCGAAGAAGGGACCCCGACTCCGGAAACCGCGGGCAGCAAGGAAACGATTCTTC harbors:
- a CDS encoding universal stress protein, encoding MRRRILVALDDSENAMRAVEYVADTFSPKQEVTLFSVLPDTAAICDMNSPELTPYFRAEQGVFCALEDKKKELLKSVQEKAKKVLLGAGFQEDNITLKLETKKKGIARDIVNEAGEGYDTVVMGRRGISGLKEFFLGSISQKVLSLSKDFSILLVN
- a CDS encoding PAS domain S-box protein — encoded protein: MANKPSVKDRKGWPGEILEPHSHKRKSSDKDPSTCSERAGAPYQSHEKDGGLYQAFVESTPDAVILYDPEGNVIYVNPAFTRTFGWALEEVKGKAVPFVPEAEKDEATAMIRGVVHEQKIYKDVETRRVTKDGRLLDVSISASRLVDPAGSLSGVVVTLRDISERKAVESRLIHTRKMEAVGTLAGGIAHEFNNILQAISGYTQILLMGKDPKDPEYRKLETIERASQKASKLTKQLLILGCKVPVDLKQVNLNESIKTACEALERSLPEKTSIELKLDTDLEHIQADPAQIEQVILNLGINAGDAMPGGGKIALETRNTFLDENYCRSHPGAVPGRYVQLTVTDSGYGMPEEIQEHIFEPFFTAKEAGEGTGLGLAVVYGIVKNHGGYICCRSLMEKGSAFDVFFPVQGNEGEGMRPEEGTPTPETAGSKETILLVDDEPIILEVAQDMLSHFGYRTLTASSGEQAIEIFGTQGNHIDLVILDLNMPGMGGTECLDKLLSMDPGVKVLMASGYSTDGNAKNCLEKGAVGYIAKPFKCDDLLRKLREVLDTTMPEGQGPST
- a CDS encoding 4Fe-4S binding protein codes for the protein MKVKRKIIEIDEERCDGCGLCIPACAEGAIEIVDGKARVVSDKFCDGLGACLGECPNDALRIVEREADEFDEEAVEAHLRSRGKTTPPELETLACGCPSTQIRTFASPGTCAEANEPSSLPDSAVSALTHWPVQIRLIPPTAPFLKGADLLITADCVPVAYPAFHRDFLRGKIVMLGCPKFDDVEDYLERFTEIFRSAEIKSVTVLEMEVPCCSALPRIVEKAMEKAGKEIPVKEIIITSEGKILERTYE